CCTCTACAATCTTCACCATTTCCGCTTCCTTCATGCCACGGGAGGTGACGGCGGGTGCGCCGAGTCGTAACCCACTGGTTTGGAAGGGGCTACGCGTTTCGCCGGGAACGGTGTTGCGGTTGGTGGTGATGTTGGCCTTGTCCAGCGCGATCTGGGCGACCTTACCGGTCAGGTCCGGATGCGATGGGCGAAGATCAACTAGCATTAAGTGATTATCGGTGCCATCGCTCGTAAGTTTATAGCCTTTTTCCGTCAACGCTTTGGCCATCGCGGCGGCGTTGGCCTTAACTTGCTTGGCGTATTCCTTGAAGGCCGGTTTGGCGGCTTCCTGGAAGCAAACGGCTTTGGCCGCGATAATGTGCATCAGCGGGCCACCCTGGCCACCGGGGAACACGGCGCTGTCGATTTTTTTAGCAAACTCTTCGTTGCACATGATCAGGCCGCCACGCGGGCCGCGCAGGGTCTTGTGCGTGGTGGTGGTGACGAAGTCTGCGATGCCAACCGGTGACGGGTGCTCACCGGCGGCGACGAGGCCGGCGATGTGCGCGATGTCGGCCAGCAGGAGTGCGCCAACGCTCTTGGCGATCTCACCCATGCGCGCGAAGTCGATGATGCGCGGGTAGGCAGATGCGCCCACGGTGATCATTTTGGGCTTTTCCTTCTCCGCCTGGGCGGCGAGGCCATCGTAGTCGATGCGGCCGTCTTCCGGGCTCACGAAATAGTGGACGACGTCATACAGCTTGCCGGAGAAGTTGGCCGGGTTGCCGTGGGTCAGGTGACCGCCGTCGGAGAGGTTCATCGTCAAAATCTTGTCGCCGGGCTGAAGCGTGGCGGCATAGACGGCGAAATTGGCCTGGCTGCCGGAGTGCGGCTGCACGTTGGCGTGGTCGGCACCGAAGAGGGCCTTGGCGCGGTCGATCGCGATCTGCTCGACGACATCGACGAACTCGCAGCCGCCGTAGTAGCGCTTGCCCGGGTAGCCCTCGGCGTACTTGTTGGTCAGCACGCTGCCAGCGGCTTCAATGACGGCGGGCAGGGTAAAGTTTTCCGAGGCGATGAGCTCGATATGGCTCTGCTGACGGGCGCGTTCTTGCTCCATGGCAGCGAAGATATCGGGATCGAGCTGCGCGAGCGGGGTGGCGTCTAAGGCGGAAGTTGCTTCGGTAATCATGGTCAAAGTTCTAAGTTGATGCATTTTGCGCCATTCGCAAAGGAAAATCCGGGTTTCCTGCATAACTTTCCGGGTTGCGCCAATGCCTCACAATTCCCGGGCCGCATCGATCTCGGCCAACATGTCGCGGACTTCGGTTGCGTTCTTTACGCCGGGGATGCTGATGGCATTGACGCTTGTGGTGGTAAGCTTGAGGGTGTCGATGCCGTGACGCCTCATCAGCCAGCCGTTGACGACGGAGTAGTCGACAATCGCGCGGAAGTGAATTTTCCGGTCCAAGCGCATGCCCAGATTATCTTTGATGTGTAGGAATGGCCCCACCACGCTCAGCTCGATTTCATCTGCGCGGCGAGCCGCCGATCTGCGGATCAAAACAAAGTAAATGGCCAGGGCTAGCGCCAGCCCAAGCATTATCCAGAATGCGATGGATGCGCCTAAGTGCAGTGCTATTTTCCAGTAGGTAGGTTCTACGATGTCGCGAACTCCCTCAGTACCGCGACTTAGGCCAATCAGGCCACTAAACATGACGAATAGCCAACAAATGAAGCTAAGCCCGAGACTATTCAGATACCGACGTAGTCGATCGCGGTCGATCTCGATGGTAATGTTTTCAGGATAGCGGTCTTTCATGGTCTGATTATCCCCGATCTTAGACCATCACGCTATGGTAATTGAGGGCTTCGTTTGTAACGCTTCAAAGCCGACAACGCGGTTTCTGCGAATTACCGTAAAAGGGGTGCAGCGCGGCGTCGCCGTTCAGTTGGAAGGGGGCGAGAGCGGCCTGGAGGCGAGAAATGGTTTCCGGGCCCGGATCGAACAACAGCAGGTCCACGTAGGTATTGAGCATGCCGGTAGCGCCGCCGAGGCAGATGCCGCGCTGATCGGGCTGCAGGGCTTGTTCCAAGGCATCTTCAATTTCGCCGCGCTTGGTGGCCTCTTCACCGCGGGGCAGGTGGGTGCTCGGGAAGCAGACAAAGGCAAACTCCGCGCCAAGCTCGGCAATGGGGTCGTCGGCCATTTGGCCTTCTTCGCCGAGGTATTCGTTGATCAGCTTCATGTGGCGTGTGCTGCCGGCGATGGTGTCAGCCCGCAGAAAGCGGTCGCTGGGCTCGGGCAGTTGATACACCTGATAGCTGCCGTGTGGGGCGGCGTCTTCCCACTTTGCGCGGATTTTTTCCACCTCATCACGCAGCTCGTGCATGGGCACGGAGTTGGCCAGGCGGTCGTTGCGGATGTGGATCTCGCCAATGTGGTTTTCCACCGCGTCCTCCCCGAGGGCCTCGTCGAGCATGATGAAGGTGATCTGGTAGGCAGCTTTTTCGGGCAGCTCTTCAAAGGACGGATGCCAGGCGCTCAGGTTGATGATCTGGTTGTCGCGCTGCGGGTGGGCGGAAACCCAGGTTTCGCCGGCCTTGATGGTGAGGTCCTTGATGTTAATGCCGGTCTCGGCGCTGATCGTATGCGAGGGTTGGCGCGAGGCGTAAAAGGTCCACCCGGGCAGCTTGGGTGCCTGCGCCAGCCAGTAATCGCTCAGCAGGCGCTTGTGGGCGTTGCCCTCCGGTGAGAGGGTAAACGAATGCCCGCCTTGCTCCTTGGGGCCAGGGCCAAAGACCCACGCCATGCCCGGGAGTAGCTGGTTGACCTTAGCGCTGACTTCTTTGGCCAGCTCGGGGCAGCGCTTGTCCTCGATGGTGTCGTAGAAACGTTGCGCCTCAGCGGCATACCACTGCCAGAAGGCCGTGACCCGCTGGTTAAACGGGATGATTTGGGGCGGCTTGGATTTCCGGCGGAAGAACATGGTGGCTCGTTCTATCGGTCCAGAATGAGCGCCGATTAATCTTCGGCTTCGATGGCGGCGATCTTCTGAATGCGCCGTTCGTGGCGTTCACCCGGCTCTTGCGGGGTGTTGATGAAGATACGCGTCATTTTCGCGGCCATGTAGGGCGTATCGTATTTTTGCCCAAAGCAAATGATGTTGGCGTCGTTGTGGCGGCGGCTGAACTCGGCCGCGTCCTCATTGTGGCAGACTGCGGCGCGCACGCCGTGAACCTTGTTCGCGCTGATGCTGATGCCAATGCCGGTCGTGCAGATGAGCACACCGTAGTCAACGGTCTTGCCGGCGACGTCCTTAGCGACGGCTTCACCGAAGTCCGGGTAGTCAACGCTGGCGGTGCTGTCCGTGCCACGGTCGACGATTTCGTGGCCGTCTTCAGTCAGGGAGGCGATGAGCGCGCTTTTTAGCTCGAATCCGCCGTGATCGGAACCAATGGAAATTTTCATGTCTAGGAATTGTAGTAGGGAGGATATTGCTCGCGGAGAAATTGCAGCAGGCTCGGGATGGCTTCGACCATGGAGTCGCGGCAGAGCTCATACTCCGGCAAATTGCGGCCGTAGGGGTCCGGGATTTCGATGGAGGCATCCTTGGGCATGAGTTCCCGAAACAGATATAAATGCTTCGGCACGTGCTCAAAGTGCACCTCGATCAGCGCGCGGTGAGTCTGCGTCATGCAAAACACGGCAAAGGCCTTATCGAGCAGTTCCTGGCTGATTTGCTGGCTGCTGTGGTCCTGCAGGTCCAGACCCACGCTCTTGAGCGCCTTGACTGAGTTCTGCGAAGCCGGATCGCCATCGTAGGCGGAAATCCCGGCCGAGGCGACTTTTAGCTGATTCAGCGGTGCATCCTCTGCGGCCAGAGCATGCGCCAACAGGCGCTCTCCCATCGGACTGCGGCAGATGTTGGCGGTGCAAACGACAATGATGTGGTCGCGCTCGGGCATATGGCATAAAACTTATACCGCCCCGCGCGATCCATGCACGAAAAAACGTTAGCGAAGTTGCACCGGGTGTCTGGTCCCCTTTATTCCGCGACGGTTTGGCGCTTGGCGCGGCGGCGCCAGAAGAGGAACCCGCCCAGCATGGCCAGCCCGATCGCGGCGATTTCGCTAGGCTCAGGAATGGCGGTGACGGTTAAACTGAGGTTGTCCACGGTTCCGATGGCAGAATTAAATTTGCCGAACCCAATGTAGTTGATCGTTGGGTTAGTCCCATAGGTATGTGTGGTGCGGATAGCCCCAACTTCGTCGACATACCAAGTCGCCCGCCAATTTGGCTGCGTGGTGTCTAATTGGACGTGTAGCGTAACGAAGCCAAAAAGATCCGGATCGGGATTGTAATTTTGACCGCCAGCCGTGCCTGGTCCGGTGAAGGTTTGAATCGGGTCGGTGCCAGTTCGGTCCGCCCGTTGTAGCATCCAGGCGGTGCTGCCAGAGTCAAAAATTCTTTGGGAAGCATTAGCACTCTGGGTGAATGCTATAGCCATCCAGTCACTGCCGCCTGCAGTTGGATCTACCTGTAATGACAGGTCGTAGATGAAGCCATTTTGCGGAGTGAATGGCAAAAATGCCGAACCGTCGTTCGTGAGCGCGTTGGAGCCATCGGCTTTCCAACTAACGTCCGCGTTCCAGTTGGCGTTGGATGTTCCGTGGTTGGCACCGAGAATTACACCGGTATTGGCAACGGGCGCTGTGGTGTTCAGTGCCGTAGCGCTGCTGCCGGAGAACGAGTCTTGGTAGAGGAAAACGGCATGTGCCGCAGTCGCGTATGCAAAAAACGCTGAACTTATTGTAATACAGCGAATAGCGAGGTGTGGTGATAGCATGCCCTGGCTATTGTCTCTATTGTTTTGGCGCGGTCAATCAGCTTTATGGGCTGAAAAATCTATATAAGAATAAATTAAAAATGTACATGTTTGTAGGGTAAAAGCTTATTGGCATTAGGCTGAATAGCTCATGCTTCACGCGCCAATTGGCGCCAAGCGATGTCCTTGCGGTAGTAGGCGTCCTTCCAGGTTACCTTGTCCACCGCTTGGTAAACGTCTTCCTTGGCCTGTTGGAGGGTGGGGGCGTTGGCGACGACGCCGAGCACACGGCCACCGGCAGTAACGATCTCACCCGCGTCGTTTTTCTTGGTGCCGGCGTGGACAATGGACACGTTGTCTGGCAGTTCGGTAGGCAGCGAAATGACGTCGCCCTTGTGATAGGCGTTCGGGTAACCGCCGGCCGCCATGACGACGATCATCGAATACTCGTCCTTCACGCGGACGGTTTCAGGCTTCAACTGGCCTTTCGCACAGTCGAGGATTAGCTGCACGGGGTCTTGCTCCAGCAGTGGTAGGAGAATTTGGCACTCGGGGTCGCCGAAGCGGACGTTGAACTCGACCACCTTGGGCTGGCCATCAGGCAGCACCATGATGCCGATGTAAAGCGTGCCGCGATAGTCGATGCCGTCTTCCTTGAGCGCCTTGAGGGTAGGGACGATGATTTCGTCGCGGACCTTTTGCTCCACGGCGTCGTCAACCACGGCTGCCGGGGCGTAGGCACCCAT
This is a stretch of genomic DNA from Cerasicoccus sp. TK19100. It encodes these proteins:
- the glyA gene encoding serine hydroxymethyltransferase — its product is MITEATSALDATPLAQLDPDIFAAMEQERARQQSHIELIASENFTLPAVIEAAGSVLTNKYAEGYPGKRYYGGCEFVDVVEQIAIDRAKALFGADHANVQPHSGSQANFAVYAATLQPGDKILTMNLSDGGHLTHGNPANFSGKLYDVVHYFVSPEDGRIDYDGLAAQAEKEKPKMITVGASAYPRIIDFARMGEIAKSVGALLLADIAHIAGLVAAGEHPSPVGIADFVTTTTHKTLRGPRGGLIMCNEEFAKKIDSAVFPGGQGGPLMHIIAAKAVCFQEAAKPAFKEYAKQVKANAAAMAKALTEKGYKLTSDGTDNHLMLVDLRPSHPDLTGKVAQIALDKANITTNRNTVPGETRSPFQTSGLRLGAPAVTSRGMKEAEMVKIVEAIDLVLSDPESEEKIAQAKAIALELSEKFPLPY
- the rpiB gene encoding ribose 5-phosphate isomerase B produces the protein MKISIGSDHGGFELKSALIASLTEDGHEIVDRGTDSTASVDYPDFGEAVAKDVAGKTVDYGVLICTTGIGISISANKVHGVRAAVCHNEDAAEFSRRHNDANIICFGQKYDTPYMAAKMTRIFINTPQEPGERHERRIQKIAAIEAED
- a CDS encoding low molecular weight protein arginine phosphatase encodes the protein MPERDHIIVVCTANICRSPMGERLLAHALAAEDAPLNQLKVASAGISAYDGDPASQNSVKALKSVGLDLQDHSSQQISQELLDKAFAVFCMTQTHRALIEVHFEHVPKHLYLFRELMPKDASIEIPDPYGRNLPEYELCRDSMVEAIPSLLQFLREQYPPYYNS
- a CDS encoding PEP-CTERM sorting domain-containing protein, whose product is MLSPHLAIRCITISSAFFAYATAAHAVFLYQDSFSGSSATALNTTAPVANTGVILGANHGTSNANWNADVSWKADGSNALTNDGSAFLPFTPQNGFIYDLSLQVDPTAGGSDWMAIAFTQSANASQRIFDSGSTAWMLQRADRTGTDPIQTFTGPGTAGGQNYNPDPDLFGFVTLHVQLDTTQPNWRATWYVDEVGAIRTTHTYGTNPTINYIGFGKFNSAIGTVDNLSLTVTAIPEPSEIAAIGLAMLGGFLFWRRRAKRQTVAE